Proteins co-encoded in one Minwuia thermotolerans genomic window:
- a CDS encoding alpha/beta fold hydrolase translates to MADWQVTAADGVRLGGLRWDIPEPRGLVYIAHGLAEHVGRYDRFARRLNGLGFSVAGHDHRGHGRSVAGDAEPGHIADRDGFHLMADDLGRGMDAWRAEHDGLKLGLFAHSMGSFLAQMGMWRWPEKVDAVVLSGSNGPPPPIAGAGRLIARMERLRLGRRGRSLLIHGLAFDANNKAFAADGPTKLEWLSRDRDEVDAYVADPRCGFIATTASWIALLDALPKLTAKGNVGRIPKNLPLLIASGDRDPIGDMGRGVRRLQAIYAGHGMSDVTLKLYEGGRHEMLNEINRDQVMADLGDWLAARLVTGRGGGA, encoded by the coding sequence ATGGCGGACTGGCAGGTAACAGCGGCGGACGGCGTGCGGCTGGGCGGGCTGCGCTGGGACATCCCCGAACCGCGCGGCCTCGTCTACATCGCGCACGGTCTGGCCGAGCATGTCGGCCGCTATGACCGCTTCGCCCGGCGCCTGAACGGACTGGGCTTCTCGGTCGCCGGCCACGACCACCGCGGCCACGGGCGCAGCGTCGCGGGCGATGCCGAACCGGGGCACATCGCCGACCGTGACGGCTTCCATCTCATGGCGGACGATCTCGGCCGCGGCATGGATGCGTGGCGGGCGGAGCATGACGGGCTGAAGCTGGGCCTCTTCGCCCATTCCATGGGCTCCTTCCTGGCGCAGATGGGCATGTGGCGCTGGCCGGAGAAGGTCGACGCCGTGGTTCTGTCGGGCTCCAACGGCCCGCCGCCGCCGATCGCGGGCGCGGGGCGGCTGATCGCGCGCATGGAACGGCTCCGGCTCGGCCGGCGCGGCCGCAGCCTGCTGATTCATGGCCTCGCCTTCGACGCCAACAACAAGGCCTTTGCGGCGGACGGTCCCACGAAACTGGAATGGCTGAGCCGGGACCGGGACGAGGTGGACGCCTATGTCGCCGATCCCCGGTGCGGCTTCATCGCCACGACGGCGAGCTGGATCGCGCTGCTGGACGCGCTGCCGAAGCTGACGGCGAAGGGCAATGTCGGCCGGATTCCGAAGAATCTTCCGTTGCTGATCGCCTCCGGCGACCGGGATCCGATCGGCGACATGGGCCGGGGCGTCCGCCGCCTGCAGGCCATCTACGCCGGCCACGGCATGTCGGACGTGACGCTGAAACTCTACGAGGGCGGCCGGCACGAGATGCTCAACGAGATCAACCGCGACCAGGTCATGGCCGATCTCGGCGACTGGCTGGCCGCGCGCCTTGTGACAGGCCGCGGCGGCGGGGCATAA
- a CDS encoding flagellin: protein MRIGTFSQNDLLVQQMLRQQVELSRSQEQVSTGKRYNDTEGFGAQSANIVNSRSLLTQIEGFQTSNQALKGRLSAFDSALVELESIGGELRDALQKARGLGDGTGLGSTVSGLLERAAAVLNTRFEGRFLFGGTTSDQPPLLVTDEAGILAVAEPPGGQFFADSGEALTARVDERTTIEIGVTASQVAGDLLHSMQRILMFDSGTLPAGAAGFAPADALAGQLSENEIDFIADELDNISTAVTGLQTAATENGLNMKALDDVQGRLEDQQIALTDILANEEDVDLAKVAAKLNQQQVALEASLRMIAQMRSMSLLNFL from the coding sequence ATGCGGATTGGAACCTTCAGCCAGAACGACCTGCTGGTACAGCAGATGCTGCGCCAGCAGGTGGAGCTCAGCCGCAGCCAGGAGCAGGTCTCCACCGGCAAGCGCTACAACGACACCGAGGGCTTCGGCGCCCAGTCGGCCAACATCGTCAACAGCCGCTCGCTGCTGACCCAGATCGAGGGCTTCCAGACCTCCAACCAGGCGCTGAAGGGCCGGCTCTCGGCCTTCGATTCCGCGCTTGTCGAGCTGGAATCGATCGGGGGGGAGCTTCGCGACGCGCTGCAGAAGGCCCGGGGTCTGGGCGACGGCACCGGCTTGGGCTCCACGGTCAGCGGTTTGCTGGAACGCGCCGCGGCGGTGCTCAACACCCGCTTCGAGGGCCGCTTCCTGTTCGGCGGGACGACCTCCGATCAGCCGCCTCTGCTGGTCACCGACGAAGCCGGGATCCTCGCGGTCGCGGAGCCGCCGGGCGGGCAGTTCTTCGCCGATAGCGGCGAGGCGCTCACGGCCCGCGTCGACGAGCGCACCACCATCGAGATCGGCGTCACCGCCTCCCAGGTCGCCGGCGATCTGCTGCATTCCATGCAGCGCATCCTGATGTTCGATTCCGGCACCCTGCCGGCGGGCGCGGCCGGCTTCGCGCCGGCGGACGCCCTGGCCGGCCAGCTCTCCGAGAACGAGATCGACTTCATCGCCGACGAACTGGACAACATCTCTACCGCGGTCACCGGCCTGCAGACCGCGGCGACGGAGAACGGCCTCAACATGAAGGCCCTGGACGACGTCCAGGGGCGTCTGGAGGATCAGCAGATCGCGCTGACCGACATCCTCGCCAACGAGGAGGACGTCGATCTGGCCAAGGTCGCCGCGAAGCTCAATCAGCAGCAGGTGGCTCTGGAGGCCAGCCTGCGCATGATCGCCCAGATGCGCTCCATGAGCCTGCTCAATTTCCTCTGA
- a CDS encoding acyl-CoA dehydrogenase family protein yields the protein MAAVAFELPDEVRDVVEGLKAFARKEVLTRHEKHRGLLEDGRRKYADDGRIAPEVVELIREVRMAASEAGYYQMCVPEALGGGGLGMQAYYAGWEALFHMCGPHNWLMVYAISHWAFGPSRLLEKVTDRAREDILEPLMSGRAGMCFGLSEPGAGSDASMIRTRATPDGDGWVIEGRKIWTTNSPVADYCIVFAVTDPERAKAKKGGISAFLVPTDAPGFEVQRIVKMFGQIGGDEAELRFEGLRVEPWQLVGELHEGFATALYGVSLGRVYNSARAVGTGRWALELAIEYSQARESFGKTISEYQGVTFPLASSAMELHAAHLMGLNAAKLLDSGAPAVKELSMTKAFSVEIGVKAVDRAMQTHGAMGFTNEVGLSEAWHNLRIINVADGTNEILRRTIVQRLMKGDLDL from the coding sequence TTGGCCGCTGTCGCATTCGAACTGCCCGACGAGGTGAGAGACGTCGTCGAGGGCCTGAAGGCCTTCGCGCGCAAGGAGGTGCTGACTCGCCACGAGAAGCACCGGGGGCTGCTGGAGGACGGCCGCCGCAAATATGCCGACGACGGCCGCATCGCACCGGAGGTGGTCGAACTGATCCGCGAAGTGCGGATGGCCGCCTCGGAAGCCGGCTATTACCAGATGTGCGTCCCCGAAGCCCTGGGCGGCGGCGGTCTCGGCATGCAGGCCTATTACGCCGGCTGGGAAGCGCTTTTTCACATGTGCGGGCCGCACAACTGGCTGATGGTATATGCCATCAGTCACTGGGCCTTCGGCCCCAGCCGATTGCTGGAAAAGGTCACCGACCGGGCGCGGGAAGATATCCTGGAGCCGCTGATGTCGGGGCGCGCGGGCATGTGCTTCGGTCTCTCCGAGCCCGGCGCCGGCTCCGACGCTTCCATGATCCGAACCCGCGCGACGCCGGACGGCGACGGCTGGGTGATCGAGGGCCGCAAGATCTGGACGACGAACTCGCCGGTCGCCGACTACTGCATCGTCTTCGCGGTGACGGACCCGGAGCGGGCGAAAGCGAAGAAGGGCGGCATCTCCGCCTTTCTCGTCCCCACGGACGCGCCCGGCTTCGAGGTGCAGCGGATCGTCAAGATGTTCGGTCAGATCGGCGGCGACGAAGCGGAGCTTCGCTTCGAGGGTTTGCGCGTCGAGCCATGGCAGCTCGTCGGCGAATTGCACGAAGGTTTCGCCACCGCGCTCTACGGCGTCTCCCTGGGTCGGGTCTACAACTCGGCCCGCGCGGTCGGTACCGGCCGCTGGGCGCTGGAACTGGCGATCGAGTACAGCCAGGCGCGCGAGTCCTTCGGCAAGACCATCTCCGAGTATCAGGGCGTGACCTTCCCGCTGGCGAGTTCGGCGATGGAGCTGCACGCCGCCCATCTGATGGGCCTCAACGCCGCGAAACTGCTGGACTCCGGTGCGCCGGCGGTGAAGGAACTGTCGATGACCAAGGCCTTTTCCGTGGAGATCGGAGTCAAGGCGGTCGACCGCGCGATGCAGACCCACGGCGCCATGGGGTTCACCAACGAGGTCGGTCTGTCGGAGGCCTGGCACAATCTCAGGATCATCAACGTCGCCGACGGCACCAACGAGATCCTGCGGCGGACCATCGTGCAGCGGCTGATGAAGGGCGATCTCGATCTGTAG
- a CDS encoding response regulator, producing MDAPERLSILVADDNPAARTQIVRILEELGHDTTAVGDGAEAVSAMAALRFDLVVLDFEMPGLRGDEVARRAGADGPVSIGLSSAGLGRTEWGDAPIAEWLAKPVDARALAEAVRRAAARGQDSVTSAPPVDLTHLATYTDGDAALERELAALFAESCERYAGQMARAEDSHQWRDAAHGLKGAARGIGATEVARLAAFAETLLGRGAEQRRQDVLEQIRAAADDVSAFFARHLQEG from the coding sequence GTGGACGCGCCGGAACGCCTGTCGATTCTCGTCGCTGACGACAATCCTGCGGCGCGCACCCAGATCGTCCGCATCCTGGAAGAACTGGGCCATGACACCACGGCGGTCGGGGACGGCGCCGAGGCGGTCTCGGCCATGGCAGCGCTGCGTTTCGACCTTGTGGTTCTCGACTTCGAGATGCCGGGCTTGCGCGGCGACGAGGTCGCCCGCCGCGCCGGCGCCGACGGGCCGGTCTCGATCGGGCTTTCCTCGGCCGGTCTCGGCCGCACCGAGTGGGGCGATGCGCCGATCGCCGAATGGCTCGCCAAGCCGGTCGACGCCAGGGCCCTGGCGGAGGCGGTCCGCCGCGCCGCGGCGCGGGGCCAGGACAGCGTCACCTCCGCACCGCCAGTCGATCTCACCCATCTCGCCACCTACACGGACGGTGACGCGGCCCTGGAACGGGAGCTGGCGGCGCTTTTCGCCGAGTCCTGCGAACGCTATGCCGGTCAGATGGCCCGTGCGGAGGACAGCCATCAGTGGCGGGACGCGGCGCACGGGCTGAAGGGCGCGGCGCGCGGCATCGGCGCCACCGAAGTCGCGCGGCTCGCGGCGTTCGCGGAAACCCTGCTGGGCCGCGGCGCGGAACAGCGCCGACAGGATGTGCTGGAACAGATCCGGGCGGCGGCGGACGACGTCAGCGCCTTCTTCGCCCGTCACCTGCAGGAAGGCTGA
- a CDS encoding LLM class F420-dependent oxidoreductase — protein MDFGFAWFTRGPMANAEGLKTLAAAGERLGYSYMLVPDHVVIPTQIDSTYPYSPDGSFPGTATGECMDQLTAIAFAMAATTKLRMLTSVMVVPHRPALLTAKIIATIDQLSNGRITIGCGAGWMEEEFEALQVPPYDERGAVTDEYLEVFRTVWTSEQASFHGKYVRFDNVGTRPLPVQKPHPPLWIGGESAPALKRVVSHGDGWYPIGNNPKFPLDTHARIAKRLERLKGFADEAGRDMSTIDLAYWSHWNTIGEEVKNKDGERMILTGSAATVAEDVARLKEAGFNHLMLNLAARDAANSIGRMEQFMADVVAKA, from the coding sequence ATGGATTTCGGCTTCGCCTGGTTCACCCGCGGGCCGATGGCCAACGCCGAGGGGCTGAAGACCCTCGCGGCGGCCGGCGAGCGGCTCGGCTACAGCTACATGCTGGTGCCCGATCACGTCGTCATCCCGACGCAGATCGACAGTACCTATCCCTACAGTCCCGACGGCTCCTTCCCCGGCACCGCGACGGGCGAATGCATGGACCAGCTCACGGCCATCGCCTTCGCCATGGCCGCGACCACGAAGCTGCGGATGCTGACATCGGTGATGGTGGTGCCGCATCGTCCGGCGCTGCTGACGGCGAAGATCATCGCGACCATCGATCAGCTCTCCAACGGCCGTATCACCATCGGCTGCGGCGCCGGCTGGATGGAGGAGGAGTTCGAAGCCCTGCAGGTCCCGCCCTATGACGAGCGCGGCGCGGTGACCGACGAGTATCTCGAGGTCTTCCGCACCGTCTGGACCAGCGAGCAGGCGAGTTTCCACGGCAAGTACGTGCGCTTCGACAATGTGGGCACCCGCCCCCTGCCCGTGCAGAAGCCGCATCCGCCGCTATGGATCGGCGGCGAGAGCGCGCCGGCGCTGAAGCGCGTGGTCAGCCATGGCGACGGCTGGTACCCGATCGGCAACAATCCGAAATTCCCGCTGGACACCCATGCCCGGATCGCGAAGCGGCTGGAACGGCTGAAGGGCTTCGCCGATGAGGCCGGCCGCGACATGTCGACCATCGACCTCGCCTACTGGAGCCACTGGAACACCATCGGCGAGGAAGTGAAGAACAAGGACGGCGAACGGATGATCCTGACCGGCTCGGCGGCGACCGTCGCGGAGGATGTGGCGCGCCTGAAGGAGGCCGGCTTCAATCACCTGATGCTCAACCTGGCCGCCCGCGACGCCGCGAACAGCATCGGACGGATGGAGCAGTTCATGGCCGACGTGGTCGCGAAGGCCTGA
- a CDS encoding amidohydrolase family protein, with the protein MPYAEGRIIHDADSHLMETADCLDPYLEERLRARLHATPGYLRRKAQQEAAVEAAKANHADPEFRAAANENVMLRKNYDAHGAFIRDDRGEALDYMGFASQLVFTTFCLGNFELDQSGDMELCYAAARAHNRMMTDFCSVDRRLLPTAYIPLEEFERARACMAEAIELGAKGLMVPSKCPQNHSPSHVGLDPLWAMAQEAGLPVLFHVGGEQKLNPAYKENGLPPVKDFHGGDDNFTSVSYMPIPEAVMQTGATLIFDGVFDRFPALKWGAIELGANWVPGWMRAMDSAAHAFIRNEERLQKLSAKPSEIVRRQFRAAPYPHEDVSWIIANAGEEVTMFSSDFPHIEGGRNPLKRFGDSLADTPARAVERFYCDNFIDLMGRGLAEDLRRPAQISAA; encoded by the coding sequence ATGCCATATGCCGAAGGCCGCATCATCCACGATGCCGACAGCCACCTGATGGAGACGGCGGATTGCCTGGACCCGTACCTGGAAGAGCGCCTCAGGGCGCGCTTGCACGCGACGCCGGGCTATCTGAGGCGCAAGGCCCAGCAGGAGGCGGCGGTCGAGGCCGCGAAGGCGAATCATGCCGACCCCGAGTTCCGCGCCGCTGCCAACGAGAACGTGATGCTGCGCAAGAATTACGACGCCCACGGCGCCTTCATCCGTGACGACCGCGGCGAGGCGCTGGACTACATGGGCTTCGCCAGTCAGCTCGTCTTCACCACCTTCTGCCTCGGCAATTTCGAGCTCGACCAATCGGGCGACATGGAGCTCTGCTACGCCGCCGCCCGCGCCCACAACCGGATGATGACGGACTTCTGTTCCGTCGACCGCCGGCTGCTGCCGACGGCCTATATCCCGCTGGAGGAATTCGAGCGCGCCCGCGCCTGCATGGCCGAGGCGATCGAACTGGGCGCGAAGGGCCTGATGGTGCCCTCCAAGTGCCCGCAGAACCATAGCCCCAGCCATGTCGGCCTGGACCCGCTGTGGGCCATGGCCCAGGAAGCCGGCCTGCCGGTCCTGTTCCATGTCGGCGGCGAGCAGAAGCTGAACCCGGCCTACAAGGAGAACGGCCTGCCGCCGGTCAAGGACTTCCACGGCGGCGACGACAACTTCACCTCCGTCAGCTACATGCCGATCCCGGAGGCGGTGATGCAGACCGGCGCGACGCTGATCTTCGACGGCGTCTTCGACCGTTTCCCCGCCCTGAAATGGGGCGCGATCGAGCTGGGCGCGAACTGGGTGCCGGGCTGGATGCGGGCGATGGATTCGGCCGCGCACGCCTTCATCCGCAACGAGGAGCGGCTGCAGAAGCTGAGCGCGAAGCCCTCCGAGATCGTGCGCCGGCAGTTCCGCGCCGCGCCCTATCCGCACGAGGATGTGAGCTGGATCATCGCCAATGCGGGCGAGGAGGTGACGATGTTCTCCTCCGACTTCCCGCATATCGAGGGCGGCCGGAACCCGCTCAAGCGGTTCGGCGACTCGCTGGCCGACACGCCGGCGCGTGCGGTCGAGCGGTTCTACTGCGACAACTTCATCGATCTCATGGGGCGGGGCCTCGCGGAAGACCTGCGCCGTCCGGCGCAGATCTCGGCGGCCTGA
- a CDS encoding PaaI family thioesterase, which translates to MTDIPEGFRPARIPAPFVEANGPLYWRDLDGGLSLGFRVERRHTNAAGNLHGGMLMTMVDMQLNCALNYQLDTAQFIPTVAANIDFLAPANIGDWVEGRTEILRRGGRTVFADCRIRRGDGELLARANGIFKLGGSEYGTFDPRAAFS; encoded by the coding sequence ATGACCGACATTCCGGAGGGCTTTCGCCCTGCAAGAATCCCTGCGCCGTTCGTCGAGGCCAACGGCCCGCTCTACTGGCGCGACCTGGACGGCGGACTGTCGCTCGGCTTCCGCGTCGAGCGCCGCCACACCAATGCCGCCGGCAACCTGCATGGCGGCATGCTGATGACCATGGTCGACATGCAGCTCAACTGCGCGCTGAACTACCAGCTGGATACGGCGCAGTTCATCCCGACTGTCGCCGCCAACATCGACTTTCTGGCGCCCGCCAATATCGGCGACTGGGTCGAGGGCCGCACGGAGATCCTGCGTCGCGGCGGACGCACGGTCTTCGCCGACTGCCGCATCCGGCGCGGCGACGGGGAGCTGCTGGCCCGCGCCAACGGAATCTTCAAGCTGGGCGGCAGCGAATACGGCACATTCGATCCCAGGGCGGCATTTTCATGA
- a CDS encoding PaaI family thioesterase, whose amino-acid sequence MSETEATTIPEGFKPFGVRDGLFGLVGPIYGRVVDGQASLGFRVERKHLNPVGTCHGGMLATLVDVQIGFGAAVANGQRRFYPTVNLTCDFVAPAKLGQWVQGRTELVRATPRMVFCNAWLEADGEIVLRANGIMKVPKDGDSRYSFIPGNEAG is encoded by the coding sequence ATGAGCGAAACCGAAGCGACAACCATACCCGAGGGCTTCAAGCCCTTCGGCGTCCGTGACGGCCTGTTCGGCCTGGTCGGACCGATTTACGGCCGCGTCGTCGACGGTCAGGCCAGTCTCGGCTTCCGCGTCGAACGCAAGCATCTCAATCCGGTCGGCACCTGCCACGGCGGCATGCTGGCGACCCTTGTCGACGTGCAGATCGGCTTCGGCGCGGCTGTCGCGAACGGCCAGCGCCGCTTCTATCCCACCGTCAATCTCACCTGCGACTTCGTGGCGCCGGCGAAACTCGGCCAATGGGTACAGGGCCGCACGGAACTGGTCCGGGCCACCCCGCGCATGGTCTTCTGCAACGCCTGGCTGGAGGCGGACGGTGAAATCGTGCTGCGCGCCAACGGAATCATGAAGGTGCCGAAGGACGGCGACAGCCGCTATTCTTTCATACCCGGGAACGAGGCGGGATAA
- a CDS encoding TIGR03668 family PPOX class F420-dependent oxidoreductase — protein sequence MISKEEREFVLRRPLGHLGTADAGAAPHVMPVCFALEAAEIFIPIDEKPKGGDIRRLKRLRNIADNPRVCLMVDRYDPDWSGLGWVMLRGAAAIWERAADRAGAIELLRARYVQYQSMDLETRPLIVIRVDNVSSWGDLSR from the coding sequence ATGATCTCGAAGGAGGAGCGGGAATTCGTACTGCGCCGGCCGCTGGGGCATCTGGGCACGGCGGACGCCGGAGCCGCGCCGCATGTCATGCCGGTCTGTTTCGCGCTGGAGGCGGCGGAAATATTCATCCCCATCGACGAGAAGCCGAAGGGGGGTGATATCCGCCGGCTGAAGCGGCTGCGCAACATCGCCGACAACCCGCGCGTCTGCCTGATGGTCGACCGCTACGATCCGGACTGGTCCGGGCTCGGCTGGGTCATGCTGCGGGGCGCTGCGGCGATCTGGGAGAGGGCGGCGGACCGCGCCGGTGCGATCGAGCTTCTCCGCGCACGCTATGTGCAGTACCAGAGCATGGACCTGGAGACGCGGCCGCTGATCGTCATCCGGGTCGACAATGTCAGCAGCTGGGGCGACCTGAGCCGATAG
- a CDS encoding lipid kinase, whose protein sequence is MSGKRTLLIVNPGGGDAADAGRRACRTLETGGDRVDFHLPEDPAEISDLIRSLGPASDRIVLGGGDGTFSHSAEALLDAGRPFGILPLGTANDLARTFAIPHEPERAARVVLRGGLRRIDLGIVNGRPFFNVASLGFSVKVANYHTGERKKRLKLLSYPLSWLDAQRDMKPFEARITWNGDTKKTKSTMIAVGNGVHYGGGLTIADDAAIDDGWLDVYYVKPLGPWGMLKLLPYLKFGALKRRQDVRTLRAAAVRVETTPTQEINVDGDVIAETPADFSVLPKALEVFVPATK, encoded by the coding sequence GTGAGCGGCAAGAGAACCCTGTTGATCGTCAATCCGGGCGGCGGCGACGCGGCCGACGCGGGCCGCAGGGCCTGCCGGACGCTCGAAACGGGGGGCGACAGGGTCGATTTTCACCTGCCCGAAGACCCGGCGGAGATCTCCGACCTGATCCGCAGCCTGGGTCCCGCTTCGGACCGCATCGTTCTCGGCGGCGGCGACGGCACGTTCAGCCATTCCGCGGAAGCATTGCTGGATGCGGGACGTCCCTTCGGCATCCTGCCGCTCGGCACCGCCAACGATCTGGCGCGCACCTTCGCCATTCCCCACGAGCCCGAGCGCGCGGCCAGGGTGGTGCTGCGCGGCGGTCTGCGGCGCATCGACCTTGGCATTGTAAACGGCCGGCCCTTCTTCAATGTCGCCAGCCTGGGTTTCAGCGTAAAGGTCGCGAACTACCATACCGGCGAGCGCAAGAAGCGCCTCAAACTGCTGAGCTATCCGCTGAGCTGGCTCGACGCCCAGCGGGACATGAAACCGTTCGAGGCCCGGATCACGTGGAACGGCGACACCAAGAAGACGAAATCGACCATGATCGCCGTCGGCAATGGCGTCCATTACGGCGGCGGCCTCACCATCGCCGACGATGCCGCCATCGATGACGGCTGGCTGGACGTCTACTACGTCAAACCGCTCGGACCATGGGGCATGCTCAAACTGCTGCCCTATCTGAAGTTCGGCGCCCTGAAGCGGCGTCAGGACGTCCGCACCCTCCGCGCCGCCGCCGTGCGCGTCGAGACGACGCCGACGCAGGAGATCAATGTCGACGGCGACGTGATCGCCGAAACGCCCGCCGATTTCTCCGTGCTGCCGAAAGCCTTGGAGGTTTTCGTTCCCGCTACTAAATGA
- a CDS encoding 2-hydroxychromene-2-carboxylate isomerase yields MNAELIYFTDLKSPFAYLVMDDLLALEERYGVTFRWVHFTLHIPEFLGAVETRSENEWRKVKYAYMDARRLANRKGLTVLGPKKIFDSRPAGIGLTYAEEQGLLHAYARRTFEKFFHRELDPGVVEEVKAVLAEVGADTAGFDDWYTGEGAERHERERQLAIDMGVFGVPTFAIDGELFWGGDRLWMVEERLQQLAA; encoded by the coding sequence ATGAACGCGGAACTGATCTATTTTACCGACCTGAAGAGTCCCTTCGCCTATCTGGTGATGGACGATCTGCTCGCGCTGGAGGAGCGCTACGGCGTCACCTTCCGCTGGGTCCACTTCACCCTGCACATCCCCGAATTCCTGGGTGCGGTGGAAACCCGCTCCGAAAACGAATGGCGCAAGGTGAAATACGCCTACATGGACGCACGCCGGCTGGCCAACCGCAAGGGGCTGACGGTGCTGGGGCCGAAGAAGATCTTCGATTCCCGTCCCGCCGGAATCGGGCTGACCTACGCCGAGGAACAGGGGCTGCTGCACGCCTATGCGCGGCGCACCTTCGAGAAGTTCTTCCACCGCGAACTGGATCCCGGCGTGGTCGAGGAGGTGAAGGCGGTGCTGGCGGAAGTCGGCGCGGACACCGCCGGCTTCGACGACTGGTACACGGGCGAGGGCGCCGAGCGTCACGAGCGCGAAAGACAGCTGGCCATCGACATGGGCGTGTTCGGGGTGCCAACCTTCGCCATCGACGGGGAGCTGTTCTGGGGCGGCGACCGTCTCTGGATGGTCGAGGAGCGGCTGCAGCAGTTGGCAGCCTAG
- a CDS encoding FMN-binding negative transcriptional regulator, producing MYTPAHFAVEDRAACHDIIEANEFGLLVTAAGGAPEASHLPFVLDRGEGERGVLYAHMARANPQWRDFGEADALCIFAGPHAYVSPTWYPGDGPAVPTWNYTAVHCQGRPEIIDDAVERDRLMERLSARYEGSGPWSYGGLPEKFRSAMVKGIVPFRIPIARMEGKAKLSQNKSAADREALARGLVESGRPMEAEIAAAMRAIE from the coding sequence ATGTACACGCCCGCGCATTTCGCCGTCGAGGACAGGGCAGCCTGTCACGACATCATCGAAGCCAACGAGTTCGGGCTGCTGGTGACGGCCGCTGGCGGCGCGCCCGAGGCCAGCCATCTGCCCTTCGTGCTGGATCGCGGCGAAGGGGAGCGGGGCGTGCTCTACGCCCATATGGCGCGCGCCAACCCGCAGTGGCGCGATTTCGGCGAAGCCGACGCCCTCTGCATCTTCGCCGGTCCCCACGCCTATGTCTCGCCGACCTGGTATCCCGGTGACGGCCCCGCCGTGCCGACCTGGAACTACACCGCCGTGCATTGCCAAGGCCGGCCGGAGATCATCGATGATGCGGTCGAACGCGACCGTCTGATGGAGCGGCTGTCGGCGCGCTACGAGGGCAGCGGGCCCTGGTCCTATGGCGGCCTGCCCGAGAAGTTCCGCAGCGCGATGGTGAAGGGGATCGTGCCCTTCCGCATTCCCATCGCGCGCATGGAAGGCAAGGCGAAGCTGAGCCAGAACAAGTCCGCCGCCGACCGCGAGGCGCTGGCCCGCGGCCTGGTGGAAAGCGGGCGGCCCATGGAGGCCGAGATCGCCGCCGCGATGCGGGCGATCGAATGA
- a CDS encoding cupin domain-containing protein, translated as MSDLHADRSKTVIIDTNQMDWQASPAPGVWRKRLELIGDTEKGMVTSVVRFDPGCGFPEHDHPFGEEVLVLDGVFADEFGEYPAGTMTLLPTGTRHRPWTENGCTLFVKLCQYAGTDRPTRRIDTSDPAGWRPTWAGREVFDLFDEPGHAERIYLSRLAPGAEAPHHTHEGGEEVFVVSGELADENGRYRAGTWMRLPDGSSHRPRSDGGCLLYVKTGHLGRGA; from the coding sequence ATGTCCGACCTGCACGCCGACCGCAGCAAGACCGTCATCATCGACACCAACCAGATGGACTGGCAGGCGAGTCCCGCGCCCGGCGTGTGGCGCAAGCGCCTGGAACTGATCGGCGATACCGAAAAGGGCATGGTCACTTCGGTCGTGCGCTTCGATCCCGGCTGCGGCTTCCCGGAACACGATCACCCCTTCGGCGAGGAGGTGCTGGTGCTGGACGGCGTCTTCGCGGACGAATTCGGCGAATATCCAGCCGGAACGATGACCCTGTTGCCCACCGGCACACGCCACCGCCCCTGGACCGAGAACGGCTGCACGCTGTTCGTGAAGCTCTGCCAGTACGCCGGGACCGACCGGCCCACCCGCCGCATCGACACCAGCGATCCGGCTGGCTGGCGGCCGACATGGGCCGGCAGGGAGGTCTTCGACCTGTTCGACGAGCCCGGCCATGCAGAACGCATCTACCTGTCAAGACTTGCGCCGGGCGCGGAAGCGCCGCATCACACCCATGAGGGCGGGGAGGAAGTCTTCGTGGTGTCGGGCGAGCTGGCCGACGAGAACGGCCGCTACCGTGCCGGAACGTGGATGCGGCTTCCGGACGGATCGAGCCATCGGCCACGGTCGGACGGCGGCTGCCTGCTCTATGTCAAGACCGGCCACTTGGGGAGGGGCGCATGA